One window of the Triticum dicoccoides isolate Atlit2015 ecotype Zavitan chromosome 3B, WEW_v2.0, whole genome shotgun sequence genome contains the following:
- the LOC119278505 gene encoding uncharacterized protein LOC119278505 — protein sequence MLHLRNRILPHLLSATPSPSTSPLLSLHRLLSAVSPNPSFAVGDYLVDTCGLTRAQALKVSATLSHLKSPAKPDAVLAFLAGLGLSGADVAAVVARDPKILCAAVEKTLSPVLAGLTGLGLSQAEIARLVSFAPAHFRLRSVVSKIEYYLPLCGSIENLLQPLKQGSSILGSDLERVVKPNVNLLAECGLGACDIAKLFIRVPRILYAKPARVLEMVACAEGIGVPRGSGMFRRALQSVAFLSKEKIATRMDYLKKTVRWSDAEVGIAVSKGPSVLVTSKDMLKRRSEFLISEVGLEPAYIARRPSLLNYSLEGRLRPWYYVMKFLTENRLLKRAMCYYTFVKATEMEFLDKFICPYKEAAPHLAEDYAAACKGEVPTRFRFT from the coding sequence ATGCTCCACCTCCGGAACcgcatactcccccacctcctctcaGCCACGCCCTCTCCTTCTACATCCCCACTCctctctctccaccgcctcctctccGCCGTTTCCCCGAACCCTAGCTTCGCCGTCGGCGACTACCTCGTCGACACCTGCGGCCTCACCCGTGCCCAGGCACTCAAGGTCTCCGCCACGCTCTCCCACCTCAAGTCCCCCGCCAAGCCCGACGCGGtcctcgccttcctcgccggcctcggcctCTCCGGCGCTGATGTCGCGGCCGTCGTCGCCAGGGACCCGAAGATCCTCTGCGCCGCCGTGGAGAAAACGCTGTCCCCCGTCCTCGCTGGGCTCACCGGCCTCGGCCTGTCACAAGCTGAGATTGCGCGCCTCGTCTCGTTCGCCCCCGCCCACTTCCGCCTCAGATCCGTCGTCTCCAAGATAGAGTACTACCTGCCGCTCTGCGGCTCCATCGAaaacctgctccagccgctcaagcaAGGCTCCTCCATCCTCGGCTCTGACCTCGAGAGGGTGGTCAAGCCCAATGTCAATCTCCTAGCAGAGTGCGGGCTGGGTGCTTGTGATATTGCCAAGCTCTTCATCCGTGTGCCGAGGATACTTTATGCCAAACCAGCGCGTGTCCTGGAGATGGTTGCGTGCGCCGAAGGTATAGGTGTGCCCCGTGGCTCCGGAATGTTCAGGCGCGCTCTGCAGTCTGTTGCATTCCTCAGCAAGGAGAAGATCGCCACCAGAATGGACTACTTGAAGAAGACGGTTAGGTGGTCGGATGCGGAGGTTGGCATTGCTGTGTCCAAGGGTCCATCTGTGCTCGTGACGTCAAAGGACATGCTGAAGCGCAGGTCTGAATTCCTTATCTCTGAGGTGGGGTTGGAGCCGGCGTACATTGCCCGCCGCCCATCATTGCTCAATTATAGCTTGGAGGGCCGGCTCAGGCCCTGGTACTATGTTATGAAGTTTCTTACGGAAAACAGATTGCTCAAGCGTGCCATGTGCTACTATACATTTGTCAAGGCCACCGAGATGGAATTCTTGGACAAGTTCATATGCCCTTACAAGGAAGCTGCACCACACCTTGCTGAAGACTATGCAGCTGCTTGCAAAGGGGAAGTGCCAACTAGATTCAGGTTTACATGA